From the genome of Desmodus rotundus isolate HL8 chromosome 2, HLdesRot8A.1, whole genome shotgun sequence, one region includes:
- the GPBAR1 gene encoding G-protein coupled bile acid receptor 1 yields the protein MTSNSTREEPSAVPMGAFGLSLVLASLIVVANLLLALGVAGDRRLRSLPAGCFFLSLLLAGLLTGLALPALPGLWSQSRRGYWSCLFLYLAPNFSFLSLLANLLLVHGERYMAVLRPLRARGSTRLALFLTWAGPLLFASLPALGWNRWAPSANCSSQAVFPAPYLYLEVYGLLLPSVGAAALLSARVLATAHRQLQDIRRLERAVCRGAPSALARALTWRQARAQAGATLLFGLCWGPYVATLLLSVLAYEQRPPLGPATLLSLVSLGSASAAAVPVAMGLGDQRYTAPWRAIAQRWLRALRGRASRGSPGPSTAYCTSSQSSMDLDLN from the coding sequence ATGACATCCAACAGCACCAGGGAGGAGCCCAGTGCTGTTCCCATGGGGGCCTTTGGACTCTCCCTGGTCCTGGCTAGCCTCATCGTTGTGGCCAACCTGCTCCTGGCCCTGGGCGTCGCCGGGGACCGCCGCCTGCGCAGCCTGCCCGCTGGCTGCTTCTTCCTGAGCCTGCTGCTGGCTGGACTGCTCACGGGGCTGGCACTGCCCGCACTGCCAGGCCTGTGGAGCCAAAGCCGCAGAGGCTACTGgtcctgtctctttctctactTGGCTCCcaacttctccttcctctccctgctcgCCAACCTGCTGCTGGTGCACGGGGAGCGCTACATGGCGGTGCTGCGGCCTCTCCGGGCCCGTGGGAGCACTCGGCTGGCCCTGTTCCTCACCTGGGCTGGGCCCCTGCTCTTTGCCAGCCTGCCTGCTCTGGGATGGAACCGCTGGGCCCCCAGTGCCAACTGTAGCTCCCAAGCTGTCTTCCCAGCCCCCTACCTCTACCTCGAAGTCTATGGGCTGCTGCTGCCCTCCGTGGGTGCTGCAGCCCTTCTCTCCGCCCGTGTGTTGGCCACTGCCCACCGCCAGCTGCAGGACATCCGCCGACTAGAGCGGGCAGTATGCCGTGGGGCGCCCTCAGCCCTGGCCCGGGCCCTTACCTGGAGGCAAGCAAGGGCACAGGCTGGAGCCACCCTGCTCTTTGGGCTCTGCTGGGGGCCCTACGTGGCCACCCTGCTCCTCTCGGTGCTGGCCTATGAGCAGCGCCCACCACTGGGGCCTGCAACTCTGTTGTCCCTCGTTTCGCTGGGCAGCGCCAGCGCAGCGGCTGTGCCTGTGGCCATGGGACTGGGAGATCAGCGCTACACAGCTCCCTGGAGGGCAATTGCCCAAAGGTGGCTGCGGGCGCTGCGGGGAAGAGCCTCCCGGGGCAGTCCTGGCCCCAGCACTGCCTACTGCACCAGCAGCCAAAGCAGCATGGACCTGGACTTGAACTAG
- the AAMP gene encoding angio-associated migratory cell protein isoform X1 has translation MESESESGAAADTPPLETLSFHGDEEIIEVVELDPGPPDPADDLAQEMEDVDFEEEEEEEEGNEEGWVLEPQEGVVGSMEGPDDSEVTFALHSASVFCVSLDPKTNTLAVTGGEDDKAFVWRLSDGELLFECAGHKDSVTCAGFSHDSTLVATGDMSGLLKVWQVDTKEEVWSFEAGDLEWMEWHPRAPVLLAGTADGNTWMWKVPNGDCKTFQGPNCPATCGRVLPDGKRAVVGYEDGTIRIWDLKQGNPIHVLKGTEGHQGPLTCVATNQDGSLILTGSVDCQAKLVSATTGKVVGVFRPETVASQPNLGEGEESESNSVESLGFCSVMPLAAVGYLDGTLAIYDLSTQTLRHQCQHQSGIVQLLWEAGTAVVYTCSLDGIVRLWDARTGRLLTDYRGHTAEILDFALSKDASLVVTTSGDHKAKVFCVQRPDR, from the exons ATGGAGTCCGAATCGGAAAGCGGGGCTGCCGCTGACACCCCCCCGCTGGAGACCCTAAGCTTCCATGGTGATGAAGAAATTATCGAGGTGGTAGAGCTGGATCCCGGTCCGCCGGACCCGG CAGATGATCTAGCCCAGGAGATGGAAGACGTGGactttgaagaagaagaagaggaggaagagggcaacGAGGAGGGCTGGGTTTTGGAACCCCAGGAAGGGGTGGTCGGCAGCATGGAGGGCCCAGATGATAGCGAGGTCACCTTTGCATTGCACTCAG CGTCTGTGTTTTGTGTGAGCCTGGATCCCAAGACCAACACCTTGGCGGTGACAGGGGGTGAAGATGACAAAGCCTTTGTGTGGAGGCTCAGCGATGGGGAGCTGCTCTTTGAGTGTGCAG gtcATAAAGACTCTGTAACTTGTGCTGGTTTCAGCCATGACTCTACCCTAGTGGCCACAGGGGACATGAGTGGCCTTTTGAAAGTGTGGCAGGTGGACACCAAGGAGGAGGTCTGGTCCTTTGAAGCAGGAGATCTGGAG TGGATGGAGTGGCACCCTCGGGCACCTGTTCTCCTGGCGGGCACTGCTGATGGCAACACATGGATGTGGAAGGTCCCGAATGGTGATTGCAAGACCTTCCAGGGTCCCAACTGCCCAGCCACATGTGGTCGAGTCCTCCCTGATG GGAAGAGAGCTGTGGTTGGCTATGAAGATGGCACTATCAGGATTTGGGACCTGAAGCAGGGAAACCCTATCCACgtactaaaag GGACTGAGGGTCACCAGGGCCCTCTGACCTGTGTCGCCACCAACCAGGATGGCAGCCTGATCCTAACTGGCTCCGTGGATTGTCAGGCCAAGTTGGTCAGTGCCACCACCGGCAAG GTGGTGGGTGTTTTCAGGCCCGAGACTGTGGCCTCCCAGCCCAacctgggagaaggggaggagagtgaGTCCAACTCAGTGGAATCCTTGGGCTTCTGCAGTGT GATGCCTCTGGCAGCTGTCGGCTACCTGGATGGGACCTTGGCCATCTATGACCTGTCTACGCAGACCCTCAGGCACCAGTGTCAGCACCAG TCTGGCATCgtgcagctgctgtgggaggCAGGTACTGCTGTGGTTTACACCTGCAGCCTGGATGGCATCGTGCGCCTCTGGGACGCTCGGACCGGCCGCCTGTTGACTGACTACCGAGGCCACACGGCTGAGATCCTGGACTTTGCCCTCAGCAA AGATGCCTCCCTGGTGGTGACCACGTCGGGAGACCACAAAGCGAAAGTATTTTGTGTCCAGAGACCTGACCGCTAG
- the AAMP gene encoding angio-associated migratory cell protein isoform X2, whose amino-acid sequence MESESESGAAADTPPLETLSFHGDEEIIEVVELDPGPPDPDDLAQEMEDVDFEEEEEEEEGNEEGWVLEPQEGVVGSMEGPDDSEVTFALHSASVFCVSLDPKTNTLAVTGGEDDKAFVWRLSDGELLFECAGHKDSVTCAGFSHDSTLVATGDMSGLLKVWQVDTKEEVWSFEAGDLEWMEWHPRAPVLLAGTADGNTWMWKVPNGDCKTFQGPNCPATCGRVLPDGKRAVVGYEDGTIRIWDLKQGNPIHVLKGTEGHQGPLTCVATNQDGSLILTGSVDCQAKLVSATTGKVVGVFRPETVASQPNLGEGEESESNSVESLGFCSVMPLAAVGYLDGTLAIYDLSTQTLRHQCQHQSGIVQLLWEAGTAVVYTCSLDGIVRLWDARTGRLLTDYRGHTAEILDFALSKDASLVVTTSGDHKAKVFCVQRPDR is encoded by the exons ATGGAGTCCGAATCGGAAAGCGGGGCTGCCGCTGACACCCCCCCGCTGGAGACCCTAAGCTTCCATGGTGATGAAGAAATTATCGAGGTGGTAGAGCTGGATCCCGGTCCGCCGGACCCGG ATGATCTAGCCCAGGAGATGGAAGACGTGGactttgaagaagaagaagaggaggaagagggcaacGAGGAGGGCTGGGTTTTGGAACCCCAGGAAGGGGTGGTCGGCAGCATGGAGGGCCCAGATGATAGCGAGGTCACCTTTGCATTGCACTCAG CGTCTGTGTTTTGTGTGAGCCTGGATCCCAAGACCAACACCTTGGCGGTGACAGGGGGTGAAGATGACAAAGCCTTTGTGTGGAGGCTCAGCGATGGGGAGCTGCTCTTTGAGTGTGCAG gtcATAAAGACTCTGTAACTTGTGCTGGTTTCAGCCATGACTCTACCCTAGTGGCCACAGGGGACATGAGTGGCCTTTTGAAAGTGTGGCAGGTGGACACCAAGGAGGAGGTCTGGTCCTTTGAAGCAGGAGATCTGGAG TGGATGGAGTGGCACCCTCGGGCACCTGTTCTCCTGGCGGGCACTGCTGATGGCAACACATGGATGTGGAAGGTCCCGAATGGTGATTGCAAGACCTTCCAGGGTCCCAACTGCCCAGCCACATGTGGTCGAGTCCTCCCTGATG GGAAGAGAGCTGTGGTTGGCTATGAAGATGGCACTATCAGGATTTGGGACCTGAAGCAGGGAAACCCTATCCACgtactaaaag GGACTGAGGGTCACCAGGGCCCTCTGACCTGTGTCGCCACCAACCAGGATGGCAGCCTGATCCTAACTGGCTCCGTGGATTGTCAGGCCAAGTTGGTCAGTGCCACCACCGGCAAG GTGGTGGGTGTTTTCAGGCCCGAGACTGTGGCCTCCCAGCCCAacctgggagaaggggaggagagtgaGTCCAACTCAGTGGAATCCTTGGGCTTCTGCAGTGT GATGCCTCTGGCAGCTGTCGGCTACCTGGATGGGACCTTGGCCATCTATGACCTGTCTACGCAGACCCTCAGGCACCAGTGTCAGCACCAG TCTGGCATCgtgcagctgctgtgggaggCAGGTACTGCTGTGGTTTACACCTGCAGCCTGGATGGCATCGTGCGCCTCTGGGACGCTCGGACCGGCCGCCTGTTGACTGACTACCGAGGCCACACGGCTGAGATCCTGGACTTTGCCCTCAGCAA AGATGCCTCCCTGGTGGTGACCACGTCGGGAGACCACAAAGCGAAAGTATTTTGTGTCCAGAGACCTGACCGCTAG
- the LOC123477820 gene encoding probable hydrolase PNKD produces MAAVVAATALKGRGARNARVLRGILSGATANKASQNRTRALQSHGSPEGKEEPEPLSPELEYIPRKRGKNPMKAVGLAWAIGFPCGILLFILTKREVDKNRLKQMKARQNMRASNTGEYERQRFRASSQHAPSPEAGSGAQT; encoded by the exons ATGGCGGCGGTGGTAGCTGCTACGGCGCTGAAGGGCCGGGGGGCGAGAAATGCCCGCGTCCTCCGGG GGATTCTCTCAGGAGCCACAGCTAACAAAGCTTCCCAGAACAGAACCCGGGCACTGCAAAGCCATGGCTCCCCAGAGGGCAAGGAGGAGCCTGAGCCCCTATCTCCTGAGCTGGAATACATTCCCAGAAAGAGGGGCAAGAACCCTATGAAAGCTGTGGGACTAGCCTG GGCCATCGGCTTCCCCTGTGGTAtcctcctcttcatcctcaccaagcgGGAAGTGGACAAGAACCGTTTGAAGCAGATGAAGGCTCGGCAGAACATGCGGGCATCCAACACGGGCGAGTATGAGAGGCAGAGGTTCAGGGCCTCCTCCCAACACGCCCCATCTCCTGAAGCTGGGTCTGGGGCGCAGACCTGA
- the TMBIM1 gene encoding protein lifeguard 3, whose product MSNPSAPPPYEDRNPLYPPPQGGYGQPSVLPGGYPAYPAYPQPGYGHPAGYPQPMPPVHPMPMHYGPGYDGERAGSDSFGAGDWEDMKVRHTFIRKVYSIISVQLLITVAIIAIFTFVQPVGEFVRRNTAVYYVSYAVFLATYLTLACCQGPRRRFPWNIILLALFTLALGFMTGTISSMYQTKAVIIAMIITAVVSISVTIFCFQTKVDFTSCTGLFCVLGIVMMVTGIVTAIVLAFKYVYWLHMVYAALGAICFTLFLAYDTQLVLGNRKHTISPEDYITGALQIYTDIIYIFTFVLQLVGSRD is encoded by the exons ATGTCCAACCCCAGTGCCCCACCTCCATATGAGGACCGAAACCCCCTGTACCCTCCACCCCAGGGCGGCTACGGGCAGCCGTCAGTCCTGCCTGGTGGGTATCCTGCCTACCCTGCCTACCCACAGCCTGGCTATGGTCACCCTGCTGGCTACCCACAGCCTATGCCCCCAGTCCACCCGATGCCTATGCACTACG gcccaggctATGATGGCGAGAGAGCAGGGAGTGACAGCTTTGGGGCTGGAGACTGGGAAGACATGAAAGTCCGACACACTTTCATTCGAAAG gtgtacagcatcaTCTCTGTCCAGCTGCTCATCACAGTTGCCATCATCGCCATCTTCACCTTTGT GCAGCCAGTCGGCGAGTTTGTGCGGAGAAACACGGCCGTCTACTACGTATCCTA tGCTGTCTTCTTGGCTACCTACCTGacccttgcctgctgccagggacCCAG ACGCCGCTTCCCATGGAACATCATCCTGCTGGCCCTCTTT acTCTTGCCCTGGGCTTCATGACCGGCACCATTTCCAG CATGTATCAGACCAAGGCCGTCATCATTGCGATGATCATCACTGCTGTGGTGTCCATTTCGGTCACCATCTTCTGCTTCCAGACCAAG GTGGACTTCACCTCATGCACAGGCCTCTTCTGTGTCCTGGGAATAGTGATGATGGTGACTGGGATCGTCACTGCCATTGTGCTGGCCTTCAAATAT GTGTACTGGCTCCATATGGTCTATGCTGCTCTGGGGGCCATTTGCTTCACCTTG TTCCTGGCTTATGACACGCAGCTGGTCCTGGGGAACCGGAAGCACACCATCAGCCCAGAGGACTACATCACCGGCGCCCTGCAGATCTACACGGACATCATCTACATCTTCACCTTCGTGCTGCAGCTGGTGGGGAGTCGTGATTAA